A single window of Gadus morhua chromosome 22, gadMor3.0, whole genome shotgun sequence DNA harbors:
- the LOC115535390 gene encoding sodium-dependent neutral amino acid transporter B(0)AT3-like isoform X1, which produces MGKTVDGIKERPKWDNKIQYLLSCIGFAVGLGNVWRFPYLCQIYGGGAFLIPYLIALVFEGLPLLYLELAIGQRFRISAIGVWNSISPFLGGVGIASMAVSFLTNLYYNTILAWVLWYFFHSFQEPLPWSQCPLVDNFTAFNKECLDSTPVNYFWYRQTLNITPDIETSGSLQWTLVICLATAWCVIYICFIRGIETMGKAVYVTATFPYLVLTIFLIQSLTLPGSTDGLIYFFTPDWNVLKNPRVWLDAATQIFFSLSLAFGGLIAFSSYNPEKNNCERDAVLVGVINSITSIYAAIPIFSILGFKATNNYNSCRMSNILSLTNHLVIGDQNMTLANYKQMIEYLNSTRPNEVAEVKLRSCDLQKFLDQSVSGTGLAFIVFTEAVINMPGSQVWAVLFFVMLFSLGLSSTFGNIEGILTPIRDLKLVPTWIPSELVTAGVCLISFVVALVFTLGSGNYWLEIFNSYVGSVPLLIIAFCELIGVIYFYGMQKFSDDILFMTGKRPNIFWRVCWRFISPLYLLVVFLAYVVIQTQEHPQYPAWNPDYDHFPETEAKDYPGWVFAIIVILSVFPVISIPLVAIYRLIRCGLNRKSSKRFGTNPYINNSYDIET; this is translated from the exons ATGGGAAAAACAGTGGATGGGATAAAGGAGAGACCTAAATGGGACAACAAAATCCAGTATCTCCTGTCCTGCATTGGCTTTGCGGTTGGACTTGGGAATGTATGGCGTTTTCCCTATCTGTGCCAAATCTATGGTGGTG GTGCATTCCTCATCCCCTACCTGATAGCCTTGGTATTTGAGGGCCTTCCACTGCTTTACTTGGAGCTGGCCATCGGACAGAGGTTCCGCATTTCTGCCATCGGTGTCTGGAACTCCATCTCCCCCTTCCTGGGTGGAGTCG GCATAGCCAGCATGGCGGTGTCGTTCCTGACAAACCTGTACTACAATACCATCCTGGCCTGGGTGCTCTGGTACTTCTTCCACTCTTTCCAGGAACCCCTGCCCTGGAGTCAGTGCCCACTTGTTGACAACTTTACAG CCTTCAACAAGGAATGTTTGGACAGCACGCCGGTTAACTACTTCTGGTACCGGCAGACCCTGAACATAACCCCGGACATCGAGACCAGCGGCTCTCTGCAGTGGACGCTGGTCATCTGCTTGGCCACCGCCTGGTGTGTGATTTATATCTGCTTCATCAGGGGCATCGAGACCATGGGAAAG GCAGTATATGTGACAGCTACCTTCCCCTACCTGGTGCTGACTATATTCCTGATACAAAGCCTCACTCTGCCTGGATCCACTGATGGCCTGATCTACTTCTTCACTCCTGAT TGGAACGTGCTGAAGAATCCCCGGGTGTGGCTGGACGCCGCCACTCAAATCTTTTTCTCACTCTCATTGGCTTTCGGAGGTCTCATCGCCTTCTCCAGTTACAATCCTGAGAA GAATAACTGTGAGCGAGATGCTGTTCTGGTGGGTGTGATCAACAGTATTACATCTATTTATGCAGCCATTCCCATCTTCTCCATTCTGGGCTTCAAGGCCACCAACAATTACAACTCCTGTCGCATGAG CAACATCTTATCTCTGACCAACCACTTGGTGATTGGAGACCAGAACATGACACTGGCCAACTACAAACAGATGATTGAATATCTGAACAGCACACGGCCAAATGAGGTTGCAGAGGTGAAACTGAGGTCCTGCGACCTTCAAAAGTTCCTTGACCAG AGTGTGTCAGGTACCGGCCTGGCGTTCATTGTGTTCACCGAAGCGGTGATAAATATGCCGGGCTCTCAGGTCTGGGCCGTGCTGTTCTTTGTCATGCTCTTCAGCCTGGGCCTGTCCTCCACGTTTGGAAACATAGAGGGCATTCTTACCCCTATTCGGGACCTAAAACTGGTGCCAACGTGGATCCCCAGTGAGCTGGTCACAG CTGGTGTTTGCCTGATCTCCTTCGTGGTGGCCCTGGTGTTCACCCTGGGCTCAGGGAACTACTGGCTGGAGATCTTCAACAGCTACGTGGGCTCAGTGCCACTGCTCATCATCGCCTTCTGCGAGCTGATCGGAGTCATCTATTTCTACGGGATGCAAAA GTTTAGTGACGACATCCTCTTCATGACTGGGAAAAGACCCAACATCTTCTGGAGGGTTTGCTGGAGGTTTATCAGTCCACTGTACCTGCTGGTGGTGTTTCTGGCCTATGTGGTTATTCAGACCCAGGAGCACCCACAGTATCCTGCATGGAACCCTGACTAT GACCATTTCCCCGAGACAGAGGCAAAGGATTACCCAGGCTGGGTGTTTGCCATCATTGTCATCCTCTCTGTGTTTCCGGTGATCTCCATCCCCCTGGTTGCCATTTACAGACTCATTCGCTGTGGACTCAACAGAAAGTCCTCCAAACGCTTTGGCACCAATCCCTACATCAACAACAGCTATGATATCGAAACATAA
- the LOC115535390 gene encoding sodium-dependent neutral amino acid transporter B(0)AT3-like isoform X3: protein MGKTVDGIKERPKWDNKIQYLLSCIGFAVGLGNVWRFPYLCQIYGGGAFLIPYLIALVFEGLPLLYLELAIGQRFRISAIGVWNSISPFLGGVGIASMAVSFLTNLYYNTILAWVLWYFFHSFQEPLPWSQCPLVDNFTAFNKECLDSTPVNYFWYRQTLNITPDIETSGSLQWTLVICLATAWCVIYICFIRGIETMGKWNVLKNPRVWLDAATQIFFSLSLAFGGLIAFSSYNPEKNNCERDAVLVGVINSITSIYAAIPIFSILGFKATNNYNSCRMSNILSLTNHLVIGDQNMTLANYKQMIEYLNSTRPNEVAEVKLRSCDLQKFLDQSVSGTGLAFIVFTEAVINMPGSQVWAVLFFVMLFSLGLSSTFGNIEGILTPIRDLKLVPTWIPSELVTAGVCLISFVVALVFTLGSGNYWLEIFNSYVGSVPLLIIAFCELIGVIYFYGMQKFSDDILFMTGKRPNIFWRVCWRFISPLYLLVVFLAYVVIQTQEHPQYPAWNPDYDHFPETEAKDYPGWVFAIIVILSVFPVISIPLVAIYRLIRCGLNRKSSKRFGTNPYINNSYDIET from the exons ATGGGAAAAACAGTGGATGGGATAAAGGAGAGACCTAAATGGGACAACAAAATCCAGTATCTCCTGTCCTGCATTGGCTTTGCGGTTGGACTTGGGAATGTATGGCGTTTTCCCTATCTGTGCCAAATCTATGGTGGTG GTGCATTCCTCATCCCCTACCTGATAGCCTTGGTATTTGAGGGCCTTCCACTGCTTTACTTGGAGCTGGCCATCGGACAGAGGTTCCGCATTTCTGCCATCGGTGTCTGGAACTCCATCTCCCCCTTCCTGGGTGGAGTCG GCATAGCCAGCATGGCGGTGTCGTTCCTGACAAACCTGTACTACAATACCATCCTGGCCTGGGTGCTCTGGTACTTCTTCCACTCTTTCCAGGAACCCCTGCCCTGGAGTCAGTGCCCACTTGTTGACAACTTTACAG CCTTCAACAAGGAATGTTTGGACAGCACGCCGGTTAACTACTTCTGGTACCGGCAGACCCTGAACATAACCCCGGACATCGAGACCAGCGGCTCTCTGCAGTGGACGCTGGTCATCTGCTTGGCCACCGCCTGGTGTGTGATTTATATCTGCTTCATCAGGGGCATCGAGACCATGGGAAAG TGGAACGTGCTGAAGAATCCCCGGGTGTGGCTGGACGCCGCCACTCAAATCTTTTTCTCACTCTCATTGGCTTTCGGAGGTCTCATCGCCTTCTCCAGTTACAATCCTGAGAA GAATAACTGTGAGCGAGATGCTGTTCTGGTGGGTGTGATCAACAGTATTACATCTATTTATGCAGCCATTCCCATCTTCTCCATTCTGGGCTTCAAGGCCACCAACAATTACAACTCCTGTCGCATGAG CAACATCTTATCTCTGACCAACCACTTGGTGATTGGAGACCAGAACATGACACTGGCCAACTACAAACAGATGATTGAATATCTGAACAGCACACGGCCAAATGAGGTTGCAGAGGTGAAACTGAGGTCCTGCGACCTTCAAAAGTTCCTTGACCAG AGTGTGTCAGGTACCGGCCTGGCGTTCATTGTGTTCACCGAAGCGGTGATAAATATGCCGGGCTCTCAGGTCTGGGCCGTGCTGTTCTTTGTCATGCTCTTCAGCCTGGGCCTGTCCTCCACGTTTGGAAACATAGAGGGCATTCTTACCCCTATTCGGGACCTAAAACTGGTGCCAACGTGGATCCCCAGTGAGCTGGTCACAG CTGGTGTTTGCCTGATCTCCTTCGTGGTGGCCCTGGTGTTCACCCTGGGCTCAGGGAACTACTGGCTGGAGATCTTCAACAGCTACGTGGGCTCAGTGCCACTGCTCATCATCGCCTTCTGCGAGCTGATCGGAGTCATCTATTTCTACGGGATGCAAAA GTTTAGTGACGACATCCTCTTCATGACTGGGAAAAGACCCAACATCTTCTGGAGGGTTTGCTGGAGGTTTATCAGTCCACTGTACCTGCTGGTGGTGTTTCTGGCCTATGTGGTTATTCAGACCCAGGAGCACCCACAGTATCCTGCATGGAACCCTGACTAT GACCATTTCCCCGAGACAGAGGCAAAGGATTACCCAGGCTGGGTGTTTGCCATCATTGTCATCCTCTCTGTGTTTCCGGTGATCTCCATCCCCCTGGTTGCCATTTACAGACTCATTCGCTGTGGACTCAACAGAAAGTCCTCCAAACGCTTTGGCACCAATCCCTACATCAACAACAGCTATGATATCGAAACATAA
- the LOC115535390 gene encoding sodium-dependent neutral amino acid transporter B(0)AT3-like isoform X2: protein MGKTVDGIKERPKWDNKIQYLLSCIGFAVGLGNVWRFPYLCQIYGGGAFLIPYLIALVFEGLPLLYLELAIGQRFRISAIGVWNSISPFLGGVGIASMAVSFLTNLYYNTILAWVLWYFFHSFQEPLPWSQCPLVDNFTAFNKECLDSTPVNYFWYRQTLNITPDIETSGSLQWTLVICLATAWCVIYICFIRGIETMGKAVYVTATFPYLVLTIFLIQSLTLPGSTDGLIYFFTPDWNVLKNPRVWLDAATQIFFSLSLAFGGLIAFSSYNPEKNNCERDAVLVGVINSITSIYAAIPIFSILGFKATNNYNSCRMSTRPNEVAEVKLRSCDLQKFLDQSVSGTGLAFIVFTEAVINMPGSQVWAVLFFVMLFSLGLSSTFGNIEGILTPIRDLKLVPTWIPSELVTAGVCLISFVVALVFTLGSGNYWLEIFNSYVGSVPLLIIAFCELIGVIYFYGMQKFSDDILFMTGKRPNIFWRVCWRFISPLYLLVVFLAYVVIQTQEHPQYPAWNPDYDHFPETEAKDYPGWVFAIIVILSVFPVISIPLVAIYRLIRCGLNRKSSKRFGTNPYINNSYDIET, encoded by the exons ATGGGAAAAACAGTGGATGGGATAAAGGAGAGACCTAAATGGGACAACAAAATCCAGTATCTCCTGTCCTGCATTGGCTTTGCGGTTGGACTTGGGAATGTATGGCGTTTTCCCTATCTGTGCCAAATCTATGGTGGTG GTGCATTCCTCATCCCCTACCTGATAGCCTTGGTATTTGAGGGCCTTCCACTGCTTTACTTGGAGCTGGCCATCGGACAGAGGTTCCGCATTTCTGCCATCGGTGTCTGGAACTCCATCTCCCCCTTCCTGGGTGGAGTCG GCATAGCCAGCATGGCGGTGTCGTTCCTGACAAACCTGTACTACAATACCATCCTGGCCTGGGTGCTCTGGTACTTCTTCCACTCTTTCCAGGAACCCCTGCCCTGGAGTCAGTGCCCACTTGTTGACAACTTTACAG CCTTCAACAAGGAATGTTTGGACAGCACGCCGGTTAACTACTTCTGGTACCGGCAGACCCTGAACATAACCCCGGACATCGAGACCAGCGGCTCTCTGCAGTGGACGCTGGTCATCTGCTTGGCCACCGCCTGGTGTGTGATTTATATCTGCTTCATCAGGGGCATCGAGACCATGGGAAAG GCAGTATATGTGACAGCTACCTTCCCCTACCTGGTGCTGACTATATTCCTGATACAAAGCCTCACTCTGCCTGGATCCACTGATGGCCTGATCTACTTCTTCACTCCTGAT TGGAACGTGCTGAAGAATCCCCGGGTGTGGCTGGACGCCGCCACTCAAATCTTTTTCTCACTCTCATTGGCTTTCGGAGGTCTCATCGCCTTCTCCAGTTACAATCCTGAGAA GAATAACTGTGAGCGAGATGCTGTTCTGGTGGGTGTGATCAACAGTATTACATCTATTTATGCAGCCATTCCCATCTTCTCCATTCTGGGCTTCAAGGCCACCAACAATTACAACTCCTGTCGCATGAG CACACGGCCAAATGAGGTTGCAGAGGTGAAACTGAGGTCCTGCGACCTTCAAAAGTTCCTTGACCAG AGTGTGTCAGGTACCGGCCTGGCGTTCATTGTGTTCACCGAAGCGGTGATAAATATGCCGGGCTCTCAGGTCTGGGCCGTGCTGTTCTTTGTCATGCTCTTCAGCCTGGGCCTGTCCTCCACGTTTGGAAACATAGAGGGCATTCTTACCCCTATTCGGGACCTAAAACTGGTGCCAACGTGGATCCCCAGTGAGCTGGTCACAG CTGGTGTTTGCCTGATCTCCTTCGTGGTGGCCCTGGTGTTCACCCTGGGCTCAGGGAACTACTGGCTGGAGATCTTCAACAGCTACGTGGGCTCAGTGCCACTGCTCATCATCGCCTTCTGCGAGCTGATCGGAGTCATCTATTTCTACGGGATGCAAAA GTTTAGTGACGACATCCTCTTCATGACTGGGAAAAGACCCAACATCTTCTGGAGGGTTTGCTGGAGGTTTATCAGTCCACTGTACCTGCTGGTGGTGTTTCTGGCCTATGTGGTTATTCAGACCCAGGAGCACCCACAGTATCCTGCATGGAACCCTGACTAT GACCATTTCCCCGAGACAGAGGCAAAGGATTACCCAGGCTGGGTGTTTGCCATCATTGTCATCCTCTCTGTGTTTCCGGTGATCTCCATCCCCCTGGTTGCCATTTACAGACTCATTCGCTGTGGACTCAACAGAAAGTCCTCCAAACGCTTTGGCACCAATCCCTACATCAACAACAGCTATGATATCGAAACATAA